A DNA window from Massilia putida contains the following coding sequences:
- a CDS encoding BufA1 family periplasmic bufferin-type metallophore yields the protein MNQVTTIHQATAAALALAFTTALTMSTPAAAAPGDNMDNQEKCFGVALKGKNDCKAGAGTTCAGTSKIDDQGNAWKMVPKGTCEKTVSKTSPTGFGQLKAFEEKKA from the coding sequence ATGAACCAGGTAACAACGATTCACCAAGCCACGGCAGCGGCACTTGCGCTCGCTTTCACCACGGCGCTCACGATGTCCACTCCTGCGGCAGCCGCGCCAGGCGACAACATGGATAATCAGGAAAAATGCTTCGGCGTTGCACTGAAGGGCAAGAACGATTGCAAGGCAGGGGCCGGCACTACCTGCGCCGGCACTTCGAAGATCGATGACCAGGGCAACGCCTGGAAAATGGTCCCGAAAGGCACTTGCGAGAAAACCGTGTCGAAGACCTCGCCGACCGGCTTCGGCCAGCTAAAGGCCTTCGAGGAAAAGAAAGCCTGA
- a CDS encoding HvfC/BufC N-terminal domain-containing protein gives MTGHREFSAALLDPERTIPDGITTWNGSDPAARFAVHRNNVAASLVDALADTFPVTQELVGEAFFRAMAVLFVRKEPPRSCVLAHYGASFPSFIEHFPPAASLPYLGDVARLEILRITALHARDADELPTCALASAMADIDVLPELRVLFNPSVGLLRSRYAVASLWAAHQGLVDIATVDPYVAQDMLVVRPDLEVEVIPLSDGAADFIDYLLQAGSLGGALELASRAHPRFDLAGILSQLVRARAISSLTSQASTSHEFDL, from the coding sequence ATGACGGGGCATCGAGAATTTTCAGCAGCCTTGCTCGATCCCGAACGGACCATCCCCGATGGGATCACGACCTGGAACGGATCGGATCCGGCGGCCCGGTTCGCGGTCCACCGGAACAACGTTGCCGCTTCGCTCGTCGACGCGCTTGCCGACACGTTCCCGGTCACCCAGGAACTGGTCGGGGAGGCTTTTTTCCGGGCCATGGCAGTGCTGTTCGTACGCAAGGAGCCGCCGCGTTCGTGCGTGCTTGCCCATTACGGCGCGTCATTCCCCTCGTTCATCGAGCATTTTCCACCAGCGGCATCGCTCCCTTACCTGGGTGATGTTGCTCGGCTCGAGATCTTACGGATAACTGCATTGCACGCACGCGATGCTGACGAACTACCGACGTGCGCCCTTGCATCCGCCATGGCGGATATCGACGTCCTTCCGGAGCTGCGGGTCCTGTTCAATCCCTCGGTCGGACTCTTGCGATCCAGGTATGCGGTCGCATCGCTCTGGGCGGCCCATCAGGGACTCGTCGATATCGCGACAGTCGATCCTTACGTTGCGCAGGATATGCTGGTCGTACGGCCCGATCTGGAGGTTGAGGTGATTCCTCTCTCGGATGGCGCCGCTGACTTCATTGATTACCTGTTGCAAGCGGGCAGCCTGGGCGGTGCGCTCGAACTGGCCAGCCGGGCACATCCCCGGTTCGACCTCGCCGGCATCCTGAGCCAGCTCGTCCGGGCACGCGCCATTTCATCCTTGACATCCCAAGCGAGTACATCTCATGAATTCGACCTATGA
- a CDS encoding nucleotidyltransferase family protein: MRPSVVLDMKRSAVREAVSRFRTANPRVFGSVLHGTDRDGSDLDLLVDALPGATLLDLGDLEEELKSLLGVDVDLLTPGDLPPKFRAKVLAEAQPV, from the coding sequence ATGCGACCTTCCGTTGTGCTCGACATGAAGCGGAGCGCCGTCCGTGAAGCGGTGAGCCGCTTTCGCACTGCTAACCCGCGCGTTTTCGGCTCGGTGCTGCATGGCACCGACCGGGATGGCAGCGACCTCGATCTGCTGGTCGATGCGCTGCCCGGTGCCACGTTGCTGGACTTGGGCGATTTGGAGGAGGAGCTGAAATCGCTGCTCGGCGTTGACGTTGATCTGCTGACGCCTGGTGATCTGCCCCCGAAGTTCCGCGCCAAGGTGCTCGCCGAGGCACAACCGGTATGA
- a CDS encoding Tn3 family transposase → MPRRVLLSETERDSLLILPESEDDLIQQYSFTDADLALIRQRRGAANRLGFAVQMCLLRYPGNALASDTVLPDPVLHWIAKQVRSDAGAWPEYGEREKTRNEHLHELRAYLGLSVFGLPDFRKLVHSLADLAMQTDKAMILAAYSLDTLRQKRIILPALTVIERACAEAVIRANRRIYRTLIEPLECHHRRSLDNLLNVAPDMSITWLVWLRQSPLKPNSRYMREHIERLKVFQSLALPEGLGRQIHQNRLLKMAREGAQMTPRDLAKFEDERRYATLAALAIEGMATVTDELVDLHDRIMIKLFSVAKNKHQQDFQKQGKAINDKMRLYSKVGRVLVEAKESGGDPFAAIEAILPWSDFAQSVTEAGQLAQPESFDHLSLIGEQYSTLRRYTPEFLDVLKLKAAPAAQAVLDAIDVLREMNMTGARKVPDDAPVAFVKARWKPLVITDEGLDRRFYEICVLSELKNTLRSGDIWVQGSRQFRDFEEYLLPAARFGAMKTARELPIAVNQDCDQYLHDRLLLLEQQLAKVNRLALTNELPDAIITETGLRISPQDAVVPDAAQMLIDLTSGLLPRIKITELLMDVDDWTGFTRHFVHLKHGEEAKDRTLLLSAILADAINLGLTKMAESSPGATYAKLSWLQAWHIRDETYSAGLAELVNAQLTHSFAGHWGDGTTSSSDGQRFRAGGRAESTGHINPKYGAEPGKLFYTHISDQYAPFSTKVVNVGVRDSTYVLDGLLYHESDLRIEEHYTDTAGFTDHVFALMHLLGFRFAPRIRDLGDTKLYVPGKVGDHPALRSMIGGTLKIKHLREHWDDVLRVASSIKHGTVTASLMLRKLSSYPRQNGLAIALRELGRIERTLFILDWLQNIELRRRVHAGLNKGEARNALARAVFIHRLGEIRDRTFEQQRYRASGLNLVTAAIVLWNTVYLERSTQALRKAGKLVNDDMLQFLSPLGWEHINLTGDYVWRQSRRVDEGKYRPLRDFKDR, encoded by the coding sequence ATGCCCCGCCGTGTACTACTTTCCGAGACCGAACGAGACAGCTTGCTGATATTGCCAGAAAGCGAAGATGATCTGATTCAGCAGTACAGCTTCACGGACGCCGACCTGGCGTTGATCCGGCAACGCCGTGGCGCCGCAAACCGCCTCGGCTTCGCAGTGCAGATGTGCCTGCTACGCTACCCCGGCAACGCGCTGGCCAGCGACACCGTACTGCCAGATCCGGTGCTCCATTGGATTGCCAAACAGGTGCGCAGCGACGCCGGCGCCTGGCCCGAATACGGCGAGCGAGAGAAAACGCGCAACGAGCATCTGCATGAACTGCGTGCCTACTTGGGGTTGTCCGTGTTCGGCCTGCCTGATTTCCGCAAGTTGGTGCACAGCCTAGCCGACCTCGCCATGCAGACAGATAAGGCCATGATCCTTGCAGCGTACTCCCTCGATACGCTGCGCCAGAAGCGCATCATCCTTCCGGCGCTGACCGTCATCGAACGGGCCTGCGCCGAGGCCGTAATTAGGGCGAACCGGCGAATCTATCGCACGCTGATCGAGCCGCTGGAGTGCCACCACAGGCGCTCCCTGGACAACCTGCTCAACGTCGCGCCCGACATGAGCATCACTTGGCTCGTGTGGCTGCGTCAGTCGCCGCTCAAGCCCAATTCCCGCTACATGCGCGAGCACATCGAACGCCTCAAGGTGTTTCAGTCGCTCGCGCTGCCGGAGGGGCTGGGCCGCCAGATCCACCAGAACCGGCTGCTGAAGATGGCTCGCGAGGGTGCGCAAATGACGCCGCGCGACCTGGCCAAGTTCGAGGACGAGCGACGGTATGCCACCCTGGCGGCGCTGGCCATCGAAGGCATGGCCACCGTGACGGACGAATTGGTCGACCTGCACGACCGCATCATGATCAAGTTGTTTAGCGTCGCCAAGAACAAGCATCAACAGGACTTCCAGAAGCAGGGCAAGGCGATCAACGACAAGATGCGCCTGTATTCGAAGGTCGGCCGCGTGCTGGTCGAGGCCAAGGAATCGGGCGGCGACCCGTTCGCCGCGATCGAGGCAATCCTGCCATGGTCGGACTTCGCACAGAGCGTCACCGAGGCCGGGCAGCTGGCACAGCCCGAGTCGTTCGACCACCTGTCTCTGATCGGCGAACAATACAGCACGCTGCGCCGTTACACGCCCGAGTTCCTCGACGTGCTCAAGCTAAAGGCGGCGCCGGCCGCGCAAGCGGTCCTCGACGCGATCGACGTGCTGCGCGAAATGAACATGACCGGCGCGCGCAAGGTGCCCGACGACGCGCCAGTCGCTTTCGTCAAGGCGCGCTGGAAGCCGCTCGTCATCACCGACGAGGGGCTTGACCGCCGCTTCTACGAAATCTGCGTGCTGTCGGAGCTGAAGAATACGCTTCGGTCCGGCGATATCTGGGTGCAGGGATCGCGGCAGTTCCGCGACTTCGAAGAATACCTCCTGCCGGCGGCCAGATTCGGTGCGATGAAGACGGCGCGCGAGCTACCGATCGCGGTCAACCAGGACTGCGACCAATACCTGCATGACCGCTTGCTGCTGCTCGAACAGCAGCTGGCCAAAGTCAACCGCCTGGCGCTGACCAATGAACTGCCCGACGCGATCATCACCGAAACCGGGCTGAGGATCAGCCCGCAGGATGCCGTGGTGCCGGACGCGGCGCAGATGCTGATCGACCTTACCAGTGGCCTGCTACCCCGCATCAAAATCACGGAACTGCTGATGGACGTGGACGACTGGACCGGATTCACGCGCCATTTCGTCCACCTCAAACACGGCGAGGAGGCCAAGGACCGCACGCTATTACTATCGGCGATTCTAGCCGACGCGATCAACCTCGGGCTGACCAAGATGGCGGAATCGAGCCCCGGCGCCACCTACGCGAAACTGTCCTGGTTACAGGCTTGGCACATCCGGGACGAAACGTACTCGGCCGGCCTGGCCGAACTCGTCAACGCCCAGCTCACGCACTCGTTCGCGGGGCACTGGGGCGACGGCACCACATCGTCATCGGACGGCCAGCGCTTCCGCGCCGGCGGCCGGGCGGAGAGCACAGGGCATATCAACCCGAAATACGGCGCCGAGCCGGGCAAGCTGTTCTACACCCACATCTCCGACCAGTACGCACCGTTCAGCACCAAAGTCGTCAATGTCGGGGTGCGCGATTCAACCTACGTGCTGGACGGCCTGCTGTACCACGAATCGGACTTGCGCATCGAGGAGCACTACACCGACACGGCCGGCTTTACTGACCACGTGTTCGCGCTGATGCATCTGCTGGGGTTCCGGTTTGCGCCACGTATCCGCGACTTGGGCGACACCAAGCTGTACGTGCCCGGCAAGGTGGGGGACCACCCGGCGCTGCGATCGATGATCGGTGGCACCCTGAAAATAAAGCACCTGCGCGAGCACTGGGACGATGTTCTGCGCGTGGCTTCTTCCATCAAACACGGCACGGTCACCGCGTCCCTCATGCTCCGCAAGCTCAGCAGCTACCCGCGACAGAACGGCCTGGCCATCGCGCTGCGCGAGCTGGGCCGCATCGAGCGCACACTGTTCATCCTGGACTGGTTGCAAAACATTGAGCTGCGCCGGCGGGTGCACGCGGGGCTGAACAAGGGGGAAGCCCGAAACGCACTGGCCAGGGCGGTCTTCATCCACAGGCTGGGCGAGATCCGCGACCGGACGTTCGAGCAGCAGCGATACCGGGCCAGCGGTCTGAACCTGGTGACGGCCGCCATCGTCCTGTGGAACACCGTGTATCTGGAGCGCTCAACGCAAGCCCTGCGCAAGGCCGGCAAGCTGGTCAATGACGACATGCTGCAATTCCTGTCGCCGTTAGGATGGGAGCACATTAACCTGACCGGGGATTACGTCTGGCGGCAAAGCAGGAGGGTCGACGAGGGCAAATATCGGCCTCTGCGGGACTTCAAGGATCGGTAA
- a CDS encoding HepT-like ribonuclease domain-containing protein, whose protein sequence is MSENRLPDYLDHIQQAATDARSFVDGLAKADFLVDKRTQQAVIMSLIIIGEAATKVMDGYAEFTQAQPEVPWRSMRNMRNRMAHGYFDINLDVVWETVQEWLPQLLQQLPAVRRDVDENCDDNGMTP, encoded by the coding sequence ATGAGCGAAAACCGACTGCCCGATTACCTCGACCACATACAGCAGGCCGCCACCGATGCGCGCAGCTTCGTCGACGGCTTGGCCAAGGCCGACTTCCTGGTCGATAAGCGCACCCAGCAGGCCGTTATCATGAGCCTCATCATCATTGGCGAAGCCGCCACAAAAGTGATGGATGGTTACGCCGAGTTCACCCAAGCGCAACCGGAAGTACCTTGGCGCAGCATGCGCAACATGCGCAATCGCATGGCCCACGGCTATTTCGATATCAACCTCGATGTGGTGTGGGAGACGGTACAAGAGTGGCTGCCGCAGTTGCTGCAACAACTGCCTGCCGTACGTCGGGATGTGGACGAAAACTGCGATGACAATGGAATGACGCCATGA
- the merR gene encoding Hg(II)-responsive transcriptional regulator: MNSAGSLTIGAFAKAAEVNVETIRFYQRKGLLPEPDKPYGSIRRYGEQDVARVKFIRSAQRLGFSLDEIAELLRLEDGTHCEEASSLAEHKLQDVRQKLSDLTRIESVLSRLVCACHTRHGQISCPLIASLQAGEAVGEGS; this comes from the coding sequence ATGAACAGTGCAGGTAGCCTGACCATTGGCGCTTTCGCCAAGGCGGCCGAGGTGAATGTGGAAACGATCCGGTTCTATCAGCGCAAGGGATTGCTGCCTGAGCCCGACAAGCCGTACGGAAGCATTCGGCGCTATGGAGAACAGGATGTCGCTCGGGTAAAATTCATCAGGTCGGCCCAACGGCTCGGCTTCAGCCTGGACGAAATCGCTGAATTGCTCAGGCTGGAAGACGGAACCCATTGCGAAGAAGCCAGCAGCCTTGCCGAGCACAAGCTTCAGGACGTGCGCCAGAAATTGTCGGATCTGACACGCATCGAATCCGTGCTGTCGCGCCTGGTATGCGCCTGCCACACCCGGCACGGCCAAATTTCTTGTCCGCTGATTGCCTCCCTGCAAGCTGGCGAAGCAGTCGGGGAAGGAAGTTAG
- a CDS encoding DoxX family protein — MNSTYDVPSAAAVSTRKPIQIFQRLGSLFGRIPDSLIAALGRFSIAAVFWKSGQTKVEGLAIDLIDGEFHLGWPHLSDTAIALFRGEYRLPLIPPELAAPIAAFAEHVFPIFLLLGLATRFSALALLGMTLTIEIFVYPDAYPTHGVWATVLLFLIAKGPGKLSVGYWLAPRAGLLPRRI; from the coding sequence ATGAATTCGACCTATGACGTACCGTCCGCCGCTGCTGTGAGCACACGCAAGCCGATCCAGATTTTCCAGCGTCTTGGCTCGCTGTTCGGACGCATACCAGATTCCCTGATCGCGGCGCTTGGCCGGTTTTCGATTGCCGCCGTCTTCTGGAAATCCGGCCAGACCAAAGTCGAGGGTCTTGCGATCGACCTGATCGATGGCGAATTCCATCTCGGCTGGCCGCATTTGTCCGATACCGCCATTGCCTTGTTTCGCGGGGAATACCGCCTGCCCCTGATCCCGCCCGAATTGGCGGCGCCAATTGCGGCCTTTGCGGAACATGTCTTTCCGATCTTCCTATTGCTGGGCTTGGCAACCCGGTTCTCTGCGCTGGCCCTGCTCGGCATGACCCTGACGATCGAAATCTTCGTGTACCCGGACGCCTATCCAACGCATGGCGTGTGGGCGACCGTACTGTTATTCCTGATCGCCAAAGGCCCGGGAAAGTTATCGGTAGGTTATTGGCTTGCACCTCGGGCGGGTTTGCTGCCGCGGAGGATTTAG
- a CDS encoding dihydrolipoyl dehydrogenase family protein gives MMKRYNLAIIGTGTAAMVAAMRVRSAGWTVAVIDNRPFGGTCALRGCDPKKMLVSGASAADHARRMHGKGIVGETDIDWPALIAFKRTFTDPIPEKNQQRYMGKGIDAFHGLARFVGRQTLDIDGESLEADHILIASGAESMKLGIAGEEHLVTHEEFLEMEALPGRIVIVGGGFIAFEFAHVARRAGADVTILEQGERVLGPFDPDLVEWLAEKSRDLGIEIHTGTAVESIARDSDGFTVHATANGHAGIFKADLVVHGAGRVPALGALDLDAAGVAHERGRLKLNKFLQSTSNPAVYAAGDAALMGPPLTPVSSHDAKVVASNLLNGNKQEPNYTGVPSVVFTIPPLAAAGLSEAEAHRQGYKFRVRSEKASDWFTARQAEEPTYAFKVMVDEETDRVLGAHLLGPHADEVINIFALAIRHDLTAEQLKTTMFAYPTGASDIGYML, from the coding sequence ATGATGAAACGATACAATCTCGCCATCATTGGCACCGGGACGGCAGCGATGGTTGCCGCGATGCGCGTACGGTCTGCCGGATGGACTGTTGCGGTAATTGACAACCGTCCCTTCGGTGGCACATGCGCGCTGCGCGGCTGCGATCCCAAGAAAATGCTCGTAAGCGGCGCCAGCGCAGCCGACCACGCCCGGCGCATGCACGGCAAAGGCATCGTCGGCGAGACGGATATCGATTGGCCCGCCCTGATCGCCTTCAAGCGGACCTTCACCGATCCGATTCCTGAAAAGAACCAGCAGCGTTACATGGGGAAGGGCATCGATGCTTTTCATGGGCTGGCCCGCTTCGTCGGCCGGCAAACGCTGGATATCGACGGCGAGTCCCTGGAGGCCGACCACATCCTGATTGCTTCCGGCGCCGAGTCGATGAAGCTCGGCATCGCGGGTGAAGAGCACCTGGTCACCCACGAAGAATTCCTCGAAATGGAGGCACTGCCGGGCCGGATCGTCATCGTTGGCGGGGGCTTCATCGCCTTTGAATTCGCACACGTCGCGCGCCGCGCCGGTGCCGACGTCACGATACTCGAGCAGGGCGAGCGCGTGCTTGGACCATTCGATCCGGACCTTGTCGAATGGCTGGCGGAGAAGTCCCGCGATCTCGGCATTGAAATCCACACTGGAACCGCCGTCGAGTCCATCGCGCGGGACAGTGACGGCTTCACCGTTCACGCAACTGCGAACGGCCATGCCGGAATCTTCAAGGCCGACCTCGTCGTACACGGCGCAGGGCGCGTGCCCGCGCTTGGCGCGCTCGACCTGGACGCAGCCGGGGTGGCGCACGAGCGCGGGCGGCTCAAGCTCAACAAGTTCCTGCAGAGCACTTCCAATCCGGCGGTGTATGCAGCCGGCGATGCCGCGCTCATGGGGCCACCGCTGACGCCGGTGTCGAGCCATGACGCAAAGGTGGTCGCGTCGAATTTGTTGAACGGGAACAAGCAGGAGCCGAACTACACCGGGGTGCCGAGCGTCGTCTTCACGATCCCGCCGCTTGCCGCCGCGGGGCTGAGTGAAGCCGAGGCGCACCGGCAAGGCTACAAGTTCCGCGTGCGGAGCGAAAAGGCATCCGACTGGTTTACGGCGCGCCAGGCCGAGGAACCGACCTATGCATTCAAGGTGATGGTCGACGAGGAAACCGACCGGGTGCTCGGCGCACATCTGCTGGGTCCGCATGCTGACGAGGTGATCAACATCTTTGCTCTCGCAATACGCCATGATCTTACGGCCGAACAGCTCAAGACAACGATGTTCGCCTATCCCACCGGGGCGTCGGACATCGGATACATGCTGTAG
- a CDS encoding cation diffusion facilitator family transporter, whose product MTGCCENKSCEVTAMRANHSRVLWAVLVINAAMFLVEGVAGLLANSTSLLADALDMFGDALIYGFSLLVLARSARWQAGAALAKGVFMLVFGLGVLAEAFYKMLTPVMPGVATMGVIGTLALCANLVCFFLLYRYRSDNLNMSSTWLCSRNDLIANLGVLLAAGSSYLWSSRWPDIVVGSVIAVLFLHSAFGVLWQSLQALRAPAIQVVAIKRR is encoded by the coding sequence ATGACCGGGTGCTGTGAAAATAAGAGCTGCGAAGTGACGGCAATGCGCGCAAATCACAGCCGCGTACTGTGGGCCGTGCTCGTGATCAATGCCGCGATGTTCCTGGTCGAGGGTGTGGCCGGCCTTCTGGCCAACTCCACGTCGCTGCTGGCCGATGCGCTTGATATGTTCGGTGATGCCCTCATTTATGGGTTCAGTCTTCTTGTGCTTGCACGTTCCGCGCGATGGCAGGCCGGCGCCGCGCTGGCCAAAGGGGTATTCATGCTGGTCTTCGGACTTGGCGTGCTGGCGGAAGCATTTTATAAGATGCTTACCCCAGTGATGCCGGGCGTTGCAACGATGGGTGTTATCGGCACTCTCGCACTGTGCGCTAACCTCGTATGCTTTTTCTTGCTGTACCGGTACCGTAGCGATAACCTCAACATGAGTTCGACCTGGCTGTGCTCGCGCAACGACCTGATCGCAAACCTCGGGGTTCTGCTCGCCGCCGGCAGCAGCTACCTATGGTCCTCTCGCTGGCCCGACATCGTTGTCGGCAGCGTCATCGCCGTGTTGTTCCTGCACTCCGCTTTCGGTGTGCTGTGGCAGTCGTTGCAGGCGTTGCGGGCGCCGGCGATACAGGTTGTTGCAATCAAGCGTCGGTGA
- the bufB gene encoding MNIO family bufferin maturase, producing the protein MKSTASPGALDSGVSAPALALALPRRAGIGLKPEHFQHILAIQPDIGFFEIHAENYMVDGGPLHHYLSLIRECYPLSIHGVGLSLGGEAPPDVAHLDRLKMLIERYAPQSFSEHLAWTSHGNVFFNDLLPVAYDRQTLQRVCSHIDQVQAHLDRKILLENPATYVEFATSTMTEAEFIGEILVRTGCGLLLDVNNLYVSSINHDFNPYAAVRALPLEEVGEIHIAGFERDLDGNGDELLIDSHGAPVTPAVWQLYKYVLDRAGPVPTLLERDNNIPSFDVLLNESRMAELLLLAAERVNLHQGAGA; encoded by the coding sequence GTGAAGTCGACTGCATCTCCCGGGGCGCTGGACAGTGGCGTTTCCGCCCCTGCTCTAGCGCTTGCCTTGCCGCGCCGCGCCGGCATCGGATTGAAGCCCGAGCATTTCCAGCACATCCTCGCGATCCAGCCCGACATAGGTTTCTTTGAAATCCATGCCGAGAATTACATGGTCGATGGCGGACCTCTGCACCACTACCTGAGCCTTATCCGGGAGTGCTATCCGCTCTCGATCCACGGAGTCGGTTTATCGCTGGGGGGAGAAGCGCCGCCCGATGTCGCTCACCTGGACCGCCTGAAGATGCTGATCGAACGGTACGCTCCGCAATCCTTCTCGGAGCATCTGGCGTGGACCAGCCACGGCAATGTATTTTTCAACGACTTGCTGCCAGTCGCCTACGATCGGCAGACATTGCAGCGGGTATGCAGCCACATCGATCAGGTGCAGGCGCATCTCGATCGAAAAATTTTACTGGAAAATCCAGCCACCTATGTGGAGTTCGCCACATCGACAATGACGGAAGCCGAATTCATCGGCGAGATTCTGGTCCGCACCGGCTGCGGGCTGCTGTTGGATGTAAACAACCTGTACGTCTCGTCCATTAACCACGATTTCAACCCGTATGCGGCAGTCCGTGCCTTGCCGCTCGAGGAGGTGGGCGAAATCCATATTGCCGGATTCGAGCGCGACCTGGATGGCAACGGTGACGAGCTATTGATCGATAGCCATGGTGCACCTGTCACGCCGGCGGTCTGGCAGCTCTATAAGTACGTGCTTGATCGAGCCGGCCCGGTGCCCACCTTGCTGGAGCGCGACAACAATATCCCTTCTTTCGATGTTCTCCTCAACGAAAGCCGGATGGCAGAGCTGCTGCTGCTGGCCGCCGAACGGGTGAATCTCCACCAAGGGGCGGGAGCATGA
- a CDS encoding thioredoxin family protein has product MNAKRKVEVFSAGCSLCQDAIELVNRIACGSCDVSILDMTDINVAKRARDLGVRTVPAVAINGQLASCCRGTGVDEQALRTAGLGQA; this is encoded by the coding sequence ATGAATGCCAAACGTAAAGTCGAAGTCTTCAGCGCAGGCTGTTCCCTCTGCCAGGACGCCATCGAACTCGTCAATCGCATTGCATGTGGTTCATGCGATGTTTCCATCCTCGACATGACCGACATAAATGTCGCGAAACGTGCCCGTGATCTCGGCGTGCGCACCGTACCGGCGGTCGCCATCAACGGCCAGCTCGCATCGTGCTGTCGCGGCACAGGCGTCGATGAGCAGGCGCTGCGCACTGCCGGACTCGGCCAGGCGTAA
- a CDS encoding recombinase family protein has product MLIGYARVSTQDQNLELQREALAKLGCQKIFEDKVSGSRANRPGLAKAFELLREGDTLVVWKLDRLGRSVKQLVDLVGELHKQGVHFRSLTDAIDTGTPSGRFFFHVMASLAEMERELTVERTRAGLEVARQLGRKGGRKPKMTDSKIASAKKLLASGVPPRDVAKNLGVSIPTLYRWVPASTPA; this is encoded by the coding sequence ATGTTGATTGGATATGCCCGGGTCTCGACGCAGGATCAGAATCTGGAGCTTCAGCGCGAAGCCTTGGCCAAGCTCGGGTGCCAAAAGATCTTCGAGGACAAAGTGAGCGGCTCGCGCGCCAACCGCCCCGGCTTGGCGAAGGCTTTCGAATTGCTGCGCGAAGGCGATACCCTTGTGGTGTGGAAGCTGGATCGTCTGGGTCGCAGCGTCAAGCAGCTGGTCGACCTGGTCGGCGAGCTTCACAAGCAAGGCGTCCATTTCCGGAGTCTGACCGACGCCATCGACACCGGCACGCCGTCCGGTCGCTTTTTCTTTCACGTCATGGCAAGCCTGGCGGAGATGGAGCGCGAACTGACCGTCGAGCGCACACGTGCGGGACTTGAAGTCGCAAGACAACTTGGCCGCAAAGGCGGCCGCAAGCCGAAAATGACCGACAGCAAAATTGCCTCTGCCAAGAAACTCCTCGCTAGTGGGGTGCCGCCAAGGGACGTGGCAAAAAATCTCGGCGTCTCAATCCCTACCCTCTATCGCTGGGTGCCAGCTTCAACGCCCGCTTAG